The following coding sequences lie in one Pseudomonas svalbardensis genomic window:
- a CDS encoding TfoX/Sxy family protein has translation MNDELQHLKNLGKTSAQWLHAVGIHSASDLRRLGAVDAYRAVRTRGFRASKVLLYAIEGALMDVHWNDIPAERKDALNKQLEAISSRHKN, from the coding sequence ATGAATGATGAACTGCAGCACCTGAAGAATCTTGGCAAGACGTCGGCGCAGTGGCTGCATGCCGTGGGCATCCATAGCGCCTCGGACTTGCGTCGCCTGGGGGCGGTGGATGCTTATCGGGCCGTACGCACGCGCGGGTTTCGGGCGTCCAAAGTGTTGTTGTATGCCATCGAAGGTGCCCTGATGGATGTGCACTGGAATGACATTCCCGCCGAGCGCAAGGACGCCTTGAACAAACAGCTGGAAGCTATCTCGTCACGTCACAAGAACTGA
- a CDS encoding bifunctional aminoglycoside phosphotransferase/ATP-binding protein: protein MSQSLIAALQNPALYPHPVDGFQVIETHISWVILTGPFAYKVKKPVNFGFLDFTNLDARKHFCGEELRLNQRLTNDLYLEVLPITGSADAPQLGGEGPAVDYALKMRQFPQSQLLSTLQANGELTPLHIDEMAAQIAQFHLSAPKVPAEHEAGTPDSVMAPVRQNFEQIRPFLSDKADLLQLDALQAWAESSFERLKPLFAQRKADGFIRECHGDIHLGNATVIDGKVVIFDCIEFNEPFRFTDVYADTGFLAMDLEDRGLKSLARRFISQYLELTGDYQGLELLNFYKAYRALVRAKVSLFSMPAEADPVQRATTLRQYRNYANLAESYSTIPSRFMAITHGVSAVGKSHVAMRLVEALGAIRLRSDVERKRLFGEQTVPNDPQAGIYSADASAATYTHLHEIAAVILRAGFPVVVDATYLKRDQRDGAAKIAEATGAPFLILDCNAPQAVIETWLALRQADKKDPSDANLAVIEAQQATREALTPEEILCSKRVQTNESGTLDTVVAQIRQRLPGL from the coding sequence GTGAGCCAGTCCCTGATCGCTGCCCTGCAAAACCCGGCCCTCTACCCGCATCCCGTAGATGGGTTCCAGGTCATCGAAACCCATATTTCCTGGGTAATCCTCACCGGCCCCTTTGCTTATAAAGTGAAGAAGCCAGTGAATTTCGGCTTTCTGGATTTCACCAACCTCGACGCCCGCAAGCATTTTTGCGGGGAAGAGCTGCGTCTTAACCAGCGCCTGACCAACGATTTGTATCTCGAAGTGTTGCCAATCACCGGCAGCGCCGATGCACCACAACTGGGTGGCGAGGGTCCGGCCGTCGATTACGCACTGAAAATGCGTCAATTCCCACAGAGCCAGCTGCTCAGCACGCTGCAAGCCAACGGCGAATTGACCCCCTTGCACATCGACGAGATGGCCGCGCAGATTGCCCAATTCCACCTCAGCGCACCGAAAGTGCCTGCCGAACACGAAGCCGGCACGCCGGACAGCGTGATGGCGCCGGTACGCCAGAACTTCGAACAAATCCGCCCGTTCCTCAGCGACAAGGCCGACCTGCTGCAACTGGATGCGCTGCAAGCCTGGGCCGAAAGCAGCTTCGAACGCCTCAAGCCACTGTTCGCTCAGCGCAAGGCCGACGGTTTTATCCGTGAATGCCACGGTGATATCCACCTGGGCAACGCCACCGTGATCGACGGCAAGGTCGTGATCTTCGACTGCATCGAGTTCAACGAACCGTTCCGCTTCACCGACGTTTATGCCGACACTGGCTTCCTGGCGATGGACCTGGAAGACCGTGGCCTGAAGAGTCTGGCGCGCCGCTTCATCAGCCAATACCTGGAACTGACCGGCGATTACCAGGGCCTTGAGTTGCTGAACTTCTATAAAGCCTACCGCGCACTGGTTCGCGCCAAGGTCAGCCTGTTCAGCATGCCGGCCGAGGCCGACCCGGTTCAGCGAGCCACCACCCTGCGTCAGTACCGCAATTACGCCAACCTGGCGGAAAGCTACAGCACCATTCCTTCGCGCTTCATGGCCATCACCCACGGTGTTTCTGCCGTCGGCAAGAGCCACGTGGCCATGCGTCTGGTGGAAGCGTTGGGCGCCATTCGCCTGCGTTCCGATGTAGAGCGCAAACGTCTGTTCGGCGAGCAAACCGTGCCAAACGACCCTCAGGCCGGCATCTATAGCGCCGACGCCAGCGCCGCCACTTACACCCACCTGCATGAAATTGCCGCGGTGATCCTGCGTGCTGGTTTCCCGGTGGTAGTCGATGCGACTTATCTCAAGCGCGACCAGCGTGATGGCGCAGCAAAAATCGCCGAAGCCACCGGCGCGCCCTTCCTGATCCTCGATTGCAATGCGCCGCAAGCAGTGATCGAGACCTGGCTGGCCCTGCGTCAGGCAGACAAAAAGGACCCGTCCGACGCCAACCTGGCCGTAATCGAAGCCCAGCAAGCTACTCGTGAGGCCCTGACGCCCGAAGAGATTCTCTGCAGCAAACGCGTTCAGACCAATGAAAGTGGAACCCTCGACACAGTCGTTGCACAGATTCGCCAGCGCCTGCCGGGTCTGTAA
- a CDS encoding Rieske (2Fe-2S) protein, whose protein sequence is MKFLCAGVELADASSRGFDIDGQKLFAVRRGDQVYVYINRCPHRGVGLEWKPDQFLDPSNSLIQCATHGALFLIEDGECVAGPCAGQSLTTVVCREDEQGIWVSL, encoded by the coding sequence ATGAAGTTTCTTTGTGCAGGCGTTGAGCTGGCCGATGCCAGTAGTCGCGGCTTCGACATCGACGGCCAGAAGCTCTTTGCCGTGCGTCGTGGCGACCAGGTTTACGTCTACATCAATCGCTGCCCGCACCGTGGTGTCGGGCTGGAATGGAAGCCCGACCAGTTTCTCGACCCCAGCAACAGCCTGATCCAGTGCGCGACCCACGGCGCACTGTTTCTGATCGAAGACGGGGAATGCGTTGCCGGCCCTTGCGCTGGACAGTCCCTGACCACGGTCGTCTGCCGCGAAGACGAGCAAGGGATCTGGGTCAGTCTTTAG
- the gluQRS gene encoding tRNA glutamyl-Q(34) synthetase GluQRS, translating to MTAIVSPTYIGRFAPTPSGHLHFGSLVAALASYLDARSVGGRWLMRMEDLDPPREEPGAQAAILKALESYGFEWDGEMVRQSDRHDAYAEVLNRLFNHGLAYACTCSRKTLAPYHGIYPGLCRNAGHDTEDAAIRLRVPELEYHFIDRVQGEYRQHLGREVGDFVIRRRDGLYAYQLAVVLDDAWQGITDIVRGADLLDSTPRQLYLQELLGLPQPRYLHIPLITQPDGNKLGKSYRSPPLTEDQATPLLLRALRALGHNPGAELAYATPREVLNWGIAHWDAVLIPRTLNLPEAQLQ from the coding sequence ATGACCGCCATCGTTTCCCCCACCTACATCGGGCGCTTCGCCCCCACGCCCAGCGGGCATCTGCATTTCGGTTCGCTGGTCGCAGCGCTGGCCTCGTACCTCGACGCGCGCTCGGTGGGTGGCCGCTGGCTGATGCGCATGGAGGATCTCGATCCACCACGGGAGGAGCCCGGCGCCCAAGCGGCCATTCTCAAGGCGCTGGAAAGCTACGGCTTCGAGTGGGATGGCGAAATGGTCCGACAGAGTGACCGGCACGATGCCTACGCCGAAGTCCTCAATCGACTGTTCAATCACGGCCTGGCCTACGCTTGCACCTGCTCACGCAAAACACTTGCGCCCTATCACGGGATTTATCCAGGGCTGTGCCGCAACGCCGGTCATGACACTGAAGATGCTGCGATTCGCCTGCGTGTCCCCGAGCTGGAATATCACTTCATCGACCGGGTGCAAGGCGAATACCGCCAACACCTGGGCCGGGAGGTCGGTGATTTCGTGATTCGTCGCCGCGACGGGCTCTACGCCTATCAACTGGCGGTGGTGCTGGACGACGCCTGGCAAGGCATTACCGATATCGTCCGTGGTGCCGACCTGCTCGACTCCACACCGCGCCAGCTCTACCTGCAAGAACTGCTTGGCCTGCCGCAACCGCGTTATCTGCATATCCCGCTGATCACCCAGCCCGATGGCAACAAGCTCGGGAAGTCCTATCGTTCGCCGCCGTTGACCGAAGATCAGGCAACCCCCTTGTTGCTGCGTGCGTTGCGCGCACTGGGGCACAATCCCGGTGCCGAACTGGCTTACGCCACCCCACGGGAAGTGTTGAACTGGGGCATCGCCCACTGGGATGCAGTGTTGATCCCGCGCACACTCAACCTGCCCGAAGCACAACTACAGTGA
- a CDS encoding FecCD family ABC transporter permease: protein MVAIWLSLALGPVSLPLFDTLRAALRLVGVPIAPDGLEQAELILGQIRLPRTLLGLAVGGVLALSGVAMQGLFRNPLADPGLVGVSSGAALGAAIAIVGGSVFGGLPESFGPYLLSLCAFLGGLGVTALVYRLGRRNGQTNVATMLLAGIALTALAGSAVGLFTYLADDATLRTLTFWNLGSLNGASYSRLWPLLLISASVALWLPRRAKALNALLLGESEAGHLGIDVEGLKRELVFCTALGVGAAVAAAGMIGFVGLVVPHLVRLLAGPDHRVLLPASVLAGASLLLFADLVARLALAPAELPIGIVTAFIGAPFFLYLLVRGRA, encoded by the coding sequence GTGGTGGCCATCTGGCTGTCGTTGGCGCTTGGACCGGTAAGCTTGCCGTTGTTCGACACCTTGCGTGCAGCCCTGCGCCTGGTGGGTGTACCGATCGCGCCCGACGGGCTGGAGCAGGCCGAGCTGATCCTCGGGCAGATTCGCTTGCCGCGAACCTTGTTGGGTTTGGCCGTGGGGGGTGTATTGGCACTGTCCGGCGTGGCGATGCAGGGGTTGTTTCGAAATCCTCTGGCTGATCCGGGGCTGGTCGGCGTCTCCAGCGGTGCGGCATTGGGCGCGGCAATTGCGATCGTCGGTGGTTCTGTGTTCGGCGGACTGCCCGAATCCTTCGGGCCTTATCTGTTATCGCTGTGCGCGTTTCTCGGCGGGCTCGGCGTGACCGCGTTGGTGTATCGACTGGGCCGACGCAACGGGCAGACCAATGTCGCGACCATGCTGCTGGCCGGTATTGCGTTGACTGCGCTGGCCGGTTCCGCCGTGGGGCTGTTCACCTATCTGGCGGATGACGCGACGCTGCGCACCCTGACGTTCTGGAACCTGGGCAGCCTCAATGGCGCCAGCTATTCCCGGCTCTGGCCGTTGCTGCTGATCAGTGCCAGCGTGGCGTTGTGGCTGCCGCGCCGGGCCAAAGCCTTGAATGCGTTGTTGCTGGGTGAGTCGGAGGCTGGACACCTGGGCATCGACGTCGAAGGGCTCAAGCGCGAATTGGTGTTTTGCACGGCGTTGGGTGTCGGGGCCGCGGTGGCCGCAGCGGGGATGATCGGGTTTGTTGGTCTGGTGGTGCCGCATCTGGTGCGACTGCTGGCCGGGCCGGATCATCGTGTGCTATTGCCAGCGTCAGTATTGGCGGGTGCCAGTCTTTTGTTGTTTGCCGATCTGGTGGCGCGACTGGCCCTGGCACCGGCCGAATTGCCGATCGGGATCGTCACGGCTTTCATCGGTGCGCCGTTCTTTCTGTATTTATTGGTCAGGGGGCGTGCCTGA
- a CDS encoding Crp/Fnr family transcriptional regulator, translating to MYLLGEQPAYADALINRLQHIPVRLLEGLMPCGPSLEFSAVDDLAVLLPGDQLFVLDNGLLHGCIDDRALFYLHEGDLIGLRQGTELPRCRFRSDSPLALTPYLRSEVFQHIYADPERSELFLQYMAGQSALLSDALARLKQPEFRSTNGFQRVASGEMLIRQGEDADHVFVIIDGHAEAFVDGHKVGDVPKDEIFGAMAVFTGEKRNASVITSEPSTVMLIPKDQFLSLTQNNPKIAHSLIESMARRIDLLNKQIIQLSSLNRIG from the coding sequence ATGTACCTACTTGGGGAACAACCGGCTTACGCCGACGCGCTGATCAACCGGCTTCAACATATTCCCGTCCGGCTGCTGGAAGGTTTGATGCCCTGCGGACCGAGCCTGGAATTTTCGGCCGTCGATGATCTGGCCGTCCTGTTACCCGGCGATCAACTGTTTGTGCTGGACAATGGCCTGCTGCATGGATGCATCGACGATCGGGCATTGTTCTATTTGCACGAGGGAGACCTGATCGGCTTGCGCCAGGGCACAGAGCTGCCGCGTTGCCGCTTTCGCAGCGATAGCCCGTTAGCACTGACGCCTTATCTGCGATCCGAGGTTTTTCAGCATATCTATGCCGACCCGGAGCGGTCGGAGTTGTTCCTTCAATACATGGCCGGTCAGTCCGCTCTGCTGTCCGACGCACTCGCCCGCCTGAAACAACCTGAGTTTCGAAGCACCAATGGTTTTCAGCGCGTAGCCAGTGGCGAAATGTTGATCCGTCAGGGCGAAGACGCGGATCACGTATTCGTCATCATCGATGGCCACGCCGAAGCCTTTGTCGACGGGCATAAAGTCGGCGATGTACCCAAGGACGAAATTTTTGGCGCCATGGCGGTGTTCACCGGCGAGAAACGTAACGCCAGCGTGATCACCAGCGAACCCAGCACTGTCATGCTGATCCCCAAGGACCAGTTTCTCAGCCTGACCCAAAACAATCCGAAGATCGCCCACAGCCTGATCGAGAGCATGGCCCGACGCATTGATCTGCTGAACAAGCAGATCATTCAGCTGAGTTCACTCAACCGCATAGGCTAA
- the sfsA gene encoding DNA/RNA nuclease SfsA: MRFHPPLEEGRLIRRYKRFLADIETVSGELLTIHCPNTGSMLNCQVEGGQVWFSRSNDPKRKLPGTWEVGETPQGRLFCVNTGRANGLIEEALRAGVITELNGFTELKREVAYGQESSRIDFRLDYPSGPAYVEVKSVTLGFDGSLVAAFPDAVTQRGAKHLRELAHLARDGIRAVQLYCVNLTGIDAVRPAEEIDSAYAAALREAVSCGVEVLAYGVHLTHEEMVVDRRLDVLLNG, translated from the coding sequence ATGCGTTTTCATCCTCCACTCGAAGAAGGCCGTTTGATTCGTCGTTACAAGCGCTTTCTCGCCGATATCGAAACCGTTAGCGGCGAGTTGCTGACCATTCACTGCCCGAACACCGGCTCGATGCTCAATTGCCAAGTCGAAGGCGGGCAGGTCTGGTTCAGCCGTTCCAACGACCCCAAGCGCAAGTTGCCCGGTACTTGGGAAGTCGGTGAAACCCCGCAGGGGCGCTTGTTTTGCGTGAACACCGGGCGGGCCAACGGCTTGATCGAAGAGGCACTGCGAGCCGGTGTCATCACCGAGTTGAACGGCTTTACCGAGCTGAAACGTGAAGTGGCCTACGGTCAGGAAAGCAGCCGCATCGATTTCCGCCTCGATTACCCGAGCGGGCCGGCTTATGTGGAAGTCAAAAGTGTCACCCTGGGCTTCGATGGCTCATTGGTAGCGGCATTTCCCGATGCAGTGACCCAGCGCGGGGCCAAGCATTTGCGCGAATTGGCGCATTTGGCCCGGGACGGAATTCGTGCGGTGCAGTTGTATTGCGTCAATCTCACCGGCATCGACGCTGTGCGTCCTGCAGAAGAAATCGATTCGGCCTACGCCGCCGCCTTGCGTGAGGCGGTGTCGTGCGGGGTCGAGGTGCTGGCCTATGGCGTGCACTTGACCCACGAAGAAATGGTGGTGGATCGGCGTCTGGATGTGTTGCTGAACGGCTAA
- a CDS encoding pentapeptide repeat-containing protein, translating to MSQPKLLDTPLYALLHKDDITGFNNERPKDGPIDMVGGDFRGLDLRELNADGVDFTDAYFRSADLRGIDFRNASLEGASLAHAQISGAYFPPELSADEILMSMNFGTRLRYRTR from the coding sequence ATGAGCCAGCCGAAACTTCTCGACACCCCGCTTTATGCTTTGCTGCACAAAGACGACATCACAGGTTTCAACAACGAGCGCCCCAAAGACGGACCTATCGACATGGTCGGTGGCGATTTCCGGGGTCTGGACCTGCGTGAACTGAACGCCGACGGCGTCGACTTTACCGATGCCTATTTCCGCTCCGCCGACTTGCGCGGCATCGACTTTCGCAACGCCTCCCTGGAAGGCGCGAGCCTTGCTCACGCACAGATCTCCGGCGCCTACTTCCCGCCAGAGCTGAGTGCTGACGAGATCCTGATGTCGATGAATTTCGGTACACGCCTGCGTTATCGCACCCGCTAA
- a CDS encoding heme ABC transporter ATP-binding protein, with protein sequence MLRTQNLQIRRGRKIVLTDITLELKPGEVLGVLGPNGAGKSTLLGALCGELQAHHGGVWLDERELSDWAGTARAQRLAVLPQVSTLDFAFRVEEVVGMGRLPHQSGRARDDGIVAAALHAADAGHLSGRSYLALSGGERQRVHLARVLAQLWPGEAGQTLLLDEPTSMLDPLHQHTTLQAVREFANRGAAVLVILHDLNLAARYCDRLLLLEGGRPVALDTPEQVLRPEPLKAVFGLEVLVQQHPERGHPLIIAR encoded by the coding sequence ATGTTGCGAACGCAAAATCTGCAAATCCGGCGGGGCCGAAAGATTGTCCTGACGGACATCACGCTTGAGCTCAAACCGGGCGAGGTTCTCGGCGTGCTGGGGCCGAACGGCGCCGGCAAAAGCACTTTGCTCGGCGCCTTGTGCGGCGAGTTGCAGGCTCATCATGGCGGCGTCTGGCTCGATGAGCGCGAGTTGAGCGATTGGGCGGGGACGGCGCGAGCGCAGCGTTTGGCGGTATTGCCGCAGGTGTCGACCCTGGACTTCGCCTTTCGTGTCGAAGAAGTGGTCGGCATGGGCCGCTTGCCGCATCAAAGCGGTCGGGCCCGCGATGACGGGATCGTCGCCGCCGCATTGCACGCTGCCGATGCCGGGCATTTGAGTGGCCGCAGCTATCTGGCCTTGTCCGGTGGTGAACGTCAGCGGGTGCATCTGGCGCGGGTTCTGGCGCAGCTCTGGCCGGGCGAAGCGGGGCAAACGTTGTTGCTCGATGAGCCAACGTCGATGCTCGACCCGCTTCATCAGCACACCACGTTGCAAGCCGTACGCGAGTTTGCCAATCGCGGCGCGGCGGTGCTGGTGATCCTGCATGATCTGAACCTGGCAGCGCGCTATTGTGATCGCCTGTTACTGCTCGAAGGCGGGCGCCCTGTGGCGCTCGATACACCGGAGCAGGTGTTGCGCCCGGAACCACTGAAGGCCGTGTTCGGGCTGGAAGTGCTGGTGCAGCAGCACCCGGAGCGTGGGCATCCGCTGATCATCGCCCGCTGA
- a CDS encoding heme/hemin ABC transporter substrate-binding protein, whose product MRLSTRVAALCVGLLVSHHAAAAELPQRWVSAGGALSEWISALGGESKLVGVDTTSQHPESLKALPSIGYQRQLSAEGILSLRPQILVGTEEMGPPPVLSQVRSAGVQVELFSAQPDLPTLQGNLQRLGKLLGADDQASHLFQAYQQQLDQQKIRVTRAQLKEKSPGVLLLLGHAGGKPLIAGKDTAADWLLQQAGGHNLATHTGYKPFSVESLVSLDPEVLVFADRALTGDAARAALFKENPMLSSTRAAKYGRVMELDPTLLVGGLGPRLPDALKILSDAFYPGTAGQ is encoded by the coding sequence ATGCGCCTGAGTACCCGCGTTGCTGCGCTCTGTGTCGGACTCCTCGTCAGCCACCACGCCGCAGCGGCCGAGTTGCCACAACGTTGGGTCAGTGCCGGTGGAGCTTTATCGGAATGGATCAGCGCGCTGGGCGGTGAATCGAAACTGGTCGGTGTCGACACCACCAGTCAGCACCCGGAATCGCTCAAGGCATTGCCGAGCATCGGGTATCAGCGGCAATTGTCGGCGGAGGGTATTTTGAGCTTACGCCCGCAGATACTGGTCGGCACCGAGGAAATGGGACCGCCACCGGTACTTTCGCAGGTTCGCAGTGCAGGCGTGCAGGTCGAACTGTTCTCGGCCCAGCCGGATCTGCCGACCTTGCAGGGCAATTTGCAGCGTCTGGGCAAGTTGCTTGGCGCTGACGATCAGGCCTCACACTTGTTCCAGGCTTATCAACAGCAACTCGATCAGCAAAAGATCCGGGTCACTCGGGCGCAGTTGAAAGAAAAATCGCCGGGTGTGCTGTTGTTGCTTGGCCACGCGGGCGGCAAACCGCTCATCGCCGGCAAGGACACCGCCGCCGATTGGTTGCTGCAACAGGCCGGTGGGCACAATCTGGCCACGCATACCGGCTACAAACCTTTTTCTGTCGAATCCCTGGTCAGCCTGGATCCCGAGGTGCTGGTGTTTGCCGATCGTGCACTGACCGGCGATGCGGCACGTGCGGCGTTGTTCAAGGAGAACCCGATGCTGTCCTCGACCCGCGCAGCCAAGTACGGGCGAGTCATGGAGCTTGATCCGACGTTGTTGGTCGGGGGCTTGGGGCCGCGGCTACCCGATGCGTTGAAAATACTGTCTGACGCCTTTTACCCCGGCACGGCCGGCCAATGA
- a CDS encoding pyridoxal phosphate-dependent aminotransferase gives MAQSYSARSRAIEPFHVMALLARANELQAAGHDVIHLEIGEPDFTTAEPIIQAGQAALTAGKTRYTAARGIPELREAISGFYQQRYGLNIDPQRILITPGGSGALLLASALLVDPGKHWLLADPGYPCNRHFLRLVEGAAQLVPVGPDVRYQLTPDLIARHWDHDSVGALVASPANPTGTILTRDELAGLSAAIKERHGHLVVDEIYHGLTYGTDAASVLEVDDSAFVLNSFSKYFGMTGWRLGWLVAPEAAVGELEKLAQNLYISAPSMAQHAALACFEPATISILEERRAEFGRRRDFLLPALRELGFGIAVEPEGAFYLYADISKFGGDAFAFCRHFLETEHVAITPGLDFGRYQSGHHVRFAYTQSLPRLQEAVERIARGLKSWQS, from the coding sequence ATGGCTCAGTCCTACAGTGCCCGCAGTCGCGCGATCGAACCTTTCCATGTCATGGCGCTGCTGGCGCGGGCCAATGAACTGCAAGCCGCTGGCCACGACGTGATCCACCTGGAAATCGGCGAACCTGACTTCACCACCGCCGAGCCGATCATTCAGGCCGGCCAGGCCGCATTGACGGCGGGGAAGACCCGTTACACCGCCGCGCGCGGCATTCCCGAGTTGCGTGAGGCCATTTCCGGCTTTTATCAGCAGCGTTACGGTTTGAACATCGACCCGCAGCGAATCCTCATCACGCCTGGCGGTTCTGGTGCGCTGCTGCTGGCCAGCGCCTTGTTGGTGGATCCGGGCAAGCACTGGCTGCTGGCGGACCCGGGATACCCGTGCAACCGGCACTTTTTGCGGCTGGTGGAAGGCGCGGCGCAGCTTGTTCCTGTAGGTCCGGACGTGCGCTATCAACTGACGCCGGACCTGATTGCGCGCCATTGGGATCACGACAGCGTCGGTGCCCTCGTGGCTTCGCCAGCCAATCCGACCGGGACGATCCTGACCCGCGATGAGCTGGCGGGTCTGTCGGCCGCGATCAAGGAGCGTCACGGTCATCTGGTGGTGGATGAGATCTATCACGGTCTGACCTACGGCACTGATGCGGCCAGCGTGCTGGAAGTCGATGACAGTGCCTTTGTACTGAATAGTTTTTCCAAGTATTTCGGCATGACGGGATGGCGACTTGGTTGGCTGGTGGCGCCTGAAGCGGCGGTCGGTGAGCTGGAAAAGCTCGCGCAGAACCTCTACATCAGCGCCCCGAGCATGGCTCAGCACGCCGCTCTGGCCTGCTTCGAACCGGCCACGATCAGCATTCTGGAAGAGCGTCGCGCCGAATTCGGCCGTCGTCGGGATTTCCTGCTGCCAGCCCTGCGAGAGTTGGGCTTTGGTATCGCCGTTGAGCCTGAAGGCGCGTTCTACTTGTATGCCGATATCAGCAAGTTCGGCGGCGATGCCTTCGCGTTCTGCCGTCATTTCCTCGAAACCGAACACGTGGCGATTACTCCGGGTCTGGACTTCGGTCGTTATCAGTCCGGTCACCATGTGCGGTTTGCCTACACCCAAAGTCTTCCGCGCCTACAGGAAGCGGTCGAGCGGATTGCGCGCGGCTTGAAGAGCTGGCAAAGCTGA
- the dksA gene encoding RNA polymerase-binding protein DksA yields MPTQAKQQNQSISGFEPYKEVKGEEYMGKPMRAHFTKILNKWKQDLMQEVDRTVDHMKDEAANFPDPADRASQEEEFSLELRARDRERKLIKKIDKTLQLIEDEEYGWCESCGVEIGVKRLEARPTADMCVDCKTLAEIKEKQVGK; encoded by the coding sequence ATGCCCACCCAAGCAAAGCAGCAAAACCAGTCGATCAGCGGCTTCGAACCCTACAAAGAAGTAAAGGGCGAGGAATACATGGGCAAGCCCATGCGCGCTCACTTCACCAAGATCCTGAATAAGTGGAAACAGGACTTGATGCAGGAAGTCGACCGTACGGTTGATCACATGAAAGACGAAGCGGCCAACTTCCCGGACCCGGCAGACCGTGCCAGCCAGGAAGAAGAATTCAGCCTCGAGCTGCGTGCCCGCGACCGCGAGCGCAAGTTGATCAAAAAGATCGACAAGACGCTGCAACTGATCGAAGACGAAGAATATGGCTGGTGCGAGTCCTGCGGCGTCGAAATTGGCGTCAAGCGACTGGAAGCCCGCCCTACCGCCGATATGTGCGTTGACTGCAAGACCCTGGCGGAAATCAAGGAAAAGCAAGTCGGCAAGTAA
- a CDS encoding ChaN family lipoprotein translates to MRGILMLALLMLSACQHVSTPPPVVGEIRDLRSGQTLTAEELVARLETPSRLIVGEQHDNRDHHQLQLWLLKSLGERRPQGSLLLEMLTPDQQLRVDDVRHASTPPADLPGALAWQSGWDWNLYGPIVRFSLNQQYPLLAANLDTLEVRAVYANPPTLSGSRSNAASVKDELLKQVSDSHCGLLPKSQMPAMLAVQQQRDRRMAERLLAAPTPSLLFAGAYHARKDVGVPIHVLDLGEPQAPVVLMLAEQGSEVTPAMADYVWYTPAKPPQDYCAQMRKQFGK, encoded by the coding sequence ATGCGTGGGATTTTGATGCTGGCCTTGCTGATGCTGAGTGCCTGTCAGCATGTTTCGACTCCGCCACCGGTTGTCGGCGAGATCCGGGACTTGCGCAGCGGTCAGACCCTCACGGCAGAGGAACTGGTTGCGCGGTTGGAGACGCCTTCGCGGCTGATCGTAGGCGAGCAACATGACAATCGCGATCACCATCAACTGCAGTTGTGGTTATTGAAGTCGCTGGGTGAGCGGCGACCTCAAGGCAGTCTGCTGCTGGAAATGCTCACGCCGGATCAACAACTGCGCGTCGATGATGTTCGTCACGCCTCGACACCACCGGCGGATTTGCCCGGCGCATTAGCCTGGCAGTCTGGTTGGGACTGGAATCTGTACGGGCCGATCGTTCGTTTCTCCCTGAACCAGCAATACCCGCTGCTGGCAGCCAATCTAGACACGCTTGAAGTCCGTGCCGTTTACGCTAACCCTCCGACATTGAGCGGTTCGCGCTCCAACGCTGCTTCAGTCAAAGACGAGTTGCTGAAGCAAGTCAGCGACTCCCACTGTGGCTTGCTGCCAAAATCGCAGATGCCGGCGATGCTGGCGGTCCAGCAGCAACGTGACCGACGAATGGCCGAACGCCTGCTGGCGGCACCCACGCCTTCACTGCTGTTTGCCGGCGCTTACCATGCGCGCAAGGATGTCGGCGTGCCGATTCATGTGCTTGATCTGGGAGAGCCCCAGGCGCCAGTGGTGTTGATGCTGGCGGAGCAGGGTAGCGAAGTCACACCGGCCATGGCTGATTACGTCTGGTACACGCCTGCCAAGCCACCGCAGGATTACTGCGCGCAAATGCGTAAGCAATTTGGCAAGTGA